Part of the Thermococcus barossii genome is shown below.
ACGAGCATCCCTCGATACGGCTTCGGGATGAGGTGGGGGCGCTCCTAAAGGTGCCAGTCTTCTTGATGGGCGAAGAGCTCATAGTCCTGCCCGCGTTCAGCCCGTGGGCGTACGGGAACGACGTGCTCAGGGAGATAGTCTCCCCCTTCCTCAGGGTTCATGAAATCTCAGATGCGAGGGTCCTAGTGCCTTTGGAGGATGAGCTCCTGGACTTCGGAAAACTCGCCGACCTGAACCGGGCACTGGCCTCGCTCTAATGCCAACCTTTTAATACCGGGAGCTGAACTATTCTCCGGGTGATAGAATGGGAAAGGGCTACATCGGAATCATCGGCGCAGTGCTCGTTCTCATGGTTTTCGCTTCGGGATGCATCTCATCCGGAGGGAACAATCCTGGCCATACAACAACTACCACTTCAAGCCTGCCTTTCACAAAGGAACAGCTTGAGAGTGCCGTTGCAGGGATAAAAAGCTACGAGTACGTTATGGACGTTAAAACGTACAATGGAACGAAGCTGGTTGCAACGCTCCACTCGTCGGTTGCCATAGACAAGGAAAACGAGATGAAGTCATCGAGCACAGTAGCCAGCAGGACTGATGGGCAGGTCTATGCCGTCTACTACTACACCACCAAAACAGGTTTTGTGACGCTGACCAACAAGAGCGGCCTCGTGAACTGGCAGTTTTCGTGTTATGAGGCAGGTAAGGGGCCCGAGGTAAACTCGACGCTTCTTGACAGCCTGTGGAAGGATTTCCCACTCGAAAACGCGACCGTGGCCACTGAGGGAGACTACTACATCATCACGGTAAACCACACGATCTGGAGCGAGGGCGGGAATGAGAAGGACTACAGCGGCACCGTAACTGTGAAGCTGACCAGGGATCTCATTCCAGTGGAGATAATTCAGAAGGCGTACTACAAAAAGGATGACCAGAGGTGGGTGGACGAGATAACGATAAACATAAGGAACGTCAACGCGGTTTCAGTGGAACCCCCGGAGACCCTCGTGAACTACTTGGAGAGTCAGGGATTGGACCTGGAGGAACTCCTTGGAAAATGCTAAACCTTTAAATTTTCAGCCTCCCAATTTCTTTTGGTGAAGTGAGGCATGGATTTCCTTAGTGCCATAGTGTTCTTCGCATACGCTCCGGCCCTGGTGATACTCTGGTACTTCTACCACGCAGACAGGTACGAGCCCGAGCCGAGGAGATACGTTTTAGGGACTTTCCTGCTGGGGGCAACCCTCTCGGTGGGCATAGCGTACATGATAGAGGGCGTCCTGACCCTGGGGGGAGCCGTCACCCCGGTTCTACCGACGACGGCATTCTACGTGGCAATGGTTGCGGGGATTGTGGAGGAGCCTGCTAAGGCTCTGGCCATCAGGTGGCCCTTTAAAGCAGGCCAGATGGACGGCATAATGGACGGTCTCGTCTACGGTGTTGCCGCAGGACTTGGCTTCGCCGCAACGGAGAACTTCCTCTACGGGCTGGGATACGGGGTCTCGGTGACGGTCATGAGGGCCTTCCTGACGCCCTTTGCCCACGGTGCCTGGAGCGCTGTGATAGGTGTCGGCTACGGGATGAAGGCGGAAGGGAAGATAGACTCGGTCGCTCCTTACTTCCTCCTCGCGATGCTCCTGCACTTCATCTGGGACTACTACGCCTTCCTGAGCAGGGATGTGCCGGCCTACAATATCATTCTCATACTGCTGATACTCGTGAACCTCGCGATACTCCGCTACTTCCTGATAATGGGCCAGGCTGAGGACGTTGGCCGGCTCTGGTACTACTGGTTCAAACGGAGGGATGAGATGTGAAGCTGGAAGAGGCCCTGTTTGAAGCGAGGCCGTACGTGGAGTACTATGAGAGGCTGGAGAGTCTCGTAAGGCAGTTGTGGAAAGAGGCAACCGACGAGAAAAACTTCCTTCAGCTCCTCAAAGAGGAGATAGAGCGCGCTGAAGAACCATTCAAGACGGACCTCAGGATATTTCTCCAGAAGTTTGAGGCACTTTAAGTTTTCCACTTTTTGCTAACTCTTCTTAATGGTATGTAAAATCTGAATAGAAAAAGTATTTAAGCTCACCCGCGCATATTCTGATGAAACCACGGGGGGTAGTACCATGAGGAAGATTGTGGTCCTTTTGCTTGTTGGCCTCATCGTGCTGGCGAGTGGATGTATTGGAAAGGACGTTGGCCTGACCAAGGAGAAGGTTTTGAGCGCCATTGAAAACATTGAGACGGCCAGATACGACCAGAACTTCTCGGTGACCATGCACTTCACGGATCCAAGTACAAACAG
Proteins encoded:
- a CDS encoding PrsW family intramembrane metalloprotease: MDFLSAIVFFAYAPALVILWYFYHADRYEPEPRRYVLGTFLLGATLSVGIAYMIEGVLTLGGAVTPVLPTTAFYVAMVAGIVEEPAKALAIRWPFKAGQMDGIMDGLVYGVAAGLGFAATENFLYGLGYGVSVTVMRAFLTPFAHGAWSAVIGVGYGMKAEGKIDSVAPYFLLAMLLHFIWDYYAFLSRDVPAYNIILILLILVNLAILRYFLIMGQAEDVGRLWYYWFKRRDEM